From the genome of Plasmodium malariae genome assembly, chromosome: 9, one region includes:
- the PmUG01_09055300 gene encoding conserved Plasmodium protein, unknown function has protein sequence MENVTTAKHSEGNVLISFFKIFCSFLYKKINNIIDISANYTFKFTNKWKHLKENNEKLLYIIVINLFIFLSVCLFIIKYTGRNKKQNPPNISTNVAYKKKEKEEKKNIPKRKGSSKKKETQETNNKMENIKYDEQQYVTETINDSANDSNYKKEISESGEDYKSKKPKKKGKKKVEKKRKKKDMPLTKSSTTNSMPYVDVPLSNLSLKQKEKEKAILDQKKKTKGKRGRAKKNLTANEETDEPHSSRFAINTTYLLIIHKSVCSLIVILFVQIIHFCIMPL, from the coding sequence atggaaaatgtTACAACAGCTAAGCACTCCGAAGGAAATGTGCTAATtagttttttcaaaattttctgTTCATTCctttataaaaagataaacaatataatagATATAAGTGCTAATTATACAttcaaatttacaaataaatggaagcacttaaaagaaaataacgAAAAGCTACTATATATCATAGTAAttaatctttttatattcttatcTGTCTGtttgtttataattaaatacacaggaaggaacaaaaaacaaaatccGCCAAACATATCTACTAATGttgcatataaaaaaaaggaaaaggaagaaaaaaaaaatattcccaaAAGAAAGGGATCatcgaaaaaaaaggaaactcAAGAGACAAacaataaaatggaaaacataaaatatgatGAGCAGCAATATGTAACGGAAACAATAAATGACTCAGCTAACGATAGCAACTATAAAAAAGAGATTAGTGAAAGTGGAGAAGAttataaatcaaaaaaaccaaaaaaaaaggggaagaaaaaagtagaaaagaaaaggaaaaaaaaggatatgcCTCTTACAAAATCTTCAACGACAAACTCAATGCCCTATGTGGATGTACCACTTTCCAACTTGAGTTTAaaacaaaaggaaaaggagAAAGCAATATtagatcaaaaaaaaaaaacgaaaggGAAAAGGGGAAGAGCTAAAAAGAATCTAACTGCTAATGAAGAAACCGATGAACCACATAGTAGCAGGTTCGCAATAAATACcacttatttattaataatacataaaagtGTATGTTCCTTAATTGTTATTCTATTTGTtcaaattatacatttttgcaTAATGCCCCTTTAA
- the LRR10 gene encoding leucine-rich repeat protein, putative, producing the protein MEESSKNRNINNTKKISNKDNYENKKINGEDVKEFNDENYISKNNSDVKYDSSDENANDPLFNIKEGLTQLEKTLCGKGYAFSNLICKNKNLSSIPKEIEKYIHLKYINMSHNKIEDITNLYQLPSVIFLDISYNLIKNIGQLKNTFLKNCIYINLSHNIIKNVEDVKLKSILEFDLSYNNIDRLDIHISYTVKKLIISNNNIKKLSFKNMLPNLEFLDISSNPIENLEFYEDTPNINVLKINNNSTIQMNQLIYLNNLKFLKHLDMENYLYFKDKSYKEVKQILLENTKDINLLTFNGNRIVNKMMKN; encoded by the coding sequence atggaagagtcaagtaaaaatagaaacataaataatacgAAAAAGATAAGCAATAAagataattatgaaaacaaGAAGATAAATGGTGAAGATGTGAAAGAATTTAAcgatgaaaattatattagtaAGAATAATAGTGATGTTAAATATGACAGTAGTGATGAGAATGCAAATGATCCTTTATTTAACATAAAGGAAGGATTGACGCAGTTAGAAAAAACACTATGTGGTAAGGGGTATGCCTTCAGCAAtctaatttgtaaaaataaaaacctGAGCTCTATTccaaaagaaatagaaaaatacatacacttgaagtatataaatatgtctCACAATAAAATTGAAGATATTACAAATTTGTATCAATTACCTTCCGTCATTTTTTTAgatatatcatataatttaattaaaaatataggaCAATTAaagaatacatttttaaaaaattgtatatacataaacttGTCTCataacataattaaaaatgtggAAGACGTAAAATTGAAAAGCATACTTGAATTTGACttatcatataataatatagataGACTAGACATACACATCTCTTAtacagtaaaaaaattaattatatctaataataatattaaaaaattaagttttaAAAACATGTTACCTAATTTAGAATTCTTAGATATATCTTCTAATCCTATTGAAAATCTAGAATTTTATGAAGATACACCCAacataaatgttttaaaaataaataataattctactATACAAATGAACCAGttgatttatttaaataatcttAAATTCTTAAAACATTTAGACATGGAAAATTATCTCTATTTCAAGGACAAATCATATAAAGAAGTAAAGCAAATTCTTTTAGAAAATACCAAAGATATTAACTTATTAACATTTAATGGCAATCGTATTGTCAacaaaatgatgaaaaattaa
- the NFYB gene encoding CCAAT-box DNA binding protein subunit B, putative, whose product MKNDLSYAKSRNVDDKNVLNSSDDNLEENVILNTEIIIFNDNSDEKNENMDNTNINVGSKIIDKDNSFNNKNISTIRLENQQSDECSYECYNDIMEDNALQSISEEAKNTNMNCTKNSLIVNYMGDDSLLSIKGEESLSNNTNSNSVSNNNNNNNISSNYNSKSNSNIDSNSNNNSYCNIRCVGNNYDGDNSNNYTDAYSKGTYNYGDINEHSYKGINKTERDNNKKNYNNCSDLSNIQVESNYINNSTNVEKENINDNSNNNGMYYKEIIEENENDNSFFDKREKIDEDILNREDIKLILNQKSLYNSKHRDEKYSNNHKPFGVGERVIEKEDDRIGNENDDVNADVISFSSNNSMEEKVSSPSDCKNDESNENDANDANEPNDENNENGEDVTANILPQSHESGKTNFSNLKNNEINSFSAATNYDNTNITNVHSYEDYHIDIESNSNINHFEESENILWKCNNLNSNNIILNKNYNVSGIKNVNRKTSIDEKNEFHGCSNVNKEDDVYEEKAELNEVAHLYEENTFMETEKSNGDNTIEGGMNNKSSSNSNRVGMKFKLGNMFRSFFDESKNGNLGDDNDGTSNIHKEVEKYDVSANDNDNDNENCNENDNVNYSDDYQNMHNHTYDDVNFSSTKTSFSDSYKLNKTHIGNSSLSTELVEKIKEDFNNECKIDEDKNINNYMQSNSFHDDNNGNQNSKEKAMTAMDKDINNEFEKLALYNDINKSVLLNLDDSSCINNIELSYNDMPWLNEKGANINNVGHNNKSSDHCFPSEENKSNLKNNEYVTNDDVNNVSLPNLISPDGIDDNNETYLCTEGDDAIEEMINNEGSDKIGSTDNFASSENDANVSNVMEKENLLKKKTDECKREKSYVEMSNCNDYNKRRRSSIISNETRKERKLNMEDITVDECGDDNIKMNYNKYNNDSYNMTTKVNKIKYESYTKIMENINLKSSTNDLSKNEINTSNDPNDNFTLMNGNSESINNLLQNGSNAPFLNCGINGNTHILDNDGNINKNNNNDYRNAYRIGMRDNVDVNEDINNAMYSGMNGNDNDICGNNGSYNINGSNDRSYNIDGSNDRSYNIDGSNDRSYFDDGGNNHAYNNNHMSVIRDNINDNSVYIELSTKNSNANYDEYIDIDNENNNASDDCKNSSDDNSEKKNLNNSDLNDKKKNKLDNETLLPIANISRIMKRILPASAKVAKESKDIIRECVTEFIQFLTSEASDRCLRERRKTISGEDILFSMEKLGFSDYIEPLSKYLNKWKQLKGLNNLSSNHEKKFQNLRNSQDQNCIFNNSINEGNAKNNGINNNGEHMYSKENHDLMNTVYSNPNEIFSSNLNQLYSNSTDNDFINRA is encoded by the exons atgaagaatgaTTTAAGTTACGCTAAATCTCGAAATGTCGATGATAAAAATGTGTTAAATAGCTCAGATGATAATTTAGAAGAAAACGTTATTTTAAATactgaaataataatatttaacgATAATTCTGatgagaaaaatgaaaatatggaTAATACAAATATCAACGTAGgaagtaaaataattgatAAGGATAATAgttttaacaataaaaatatatcaacaaTAAGATTGGAAAATCAGCAAAGTGATGAATGTAGCTATGAATGTTATAATGATATTATGGAGGATAATGCATTACAAAGTATTTCAGAGGAAgctaaaaatacaaatatgaaTTGTACAAAGAACTCACTCATAGTTAATTATATGGGGGATGATAGTCTTCTTAGTATAAAAGGAGAGGAATCTTTAAGTAATAACACTAACAGTAATAGtgttagtaataataacaacaataataatatcagTAGTAATTACAATAGTAAAAGCAACAGTAATATCGAtagtaatagcaataataatagttattGCAACATCCGCTGCGTTGGTAATAATTACGATGGTgataattcaaataattatacagATGCTTATAGCAAGGGGACTTATAATTACGGAGACATTAATGAACATAGTTATAAGGGCATTAATAAGACGGAAAGagataataacaaaaaaaattataacaactGCTCTGACTTATCAAATATACAAGTCGAGAGTAACTACATAAACAATTCCACGAATGTTGAGAAGGAAAATATCAATGataattcaaataataatggaatgtattataaggaaataatagaagaaaatgaaaatgacaATTCCTTTTTTGATAAACGAGAAAAGATTGATGAAGATATTTTGAATCGAGAAGacattaaattaatattaaatcaaAAAAGTTTATACAACAGTAAGCATAGGGATGAAAAGTATAGTAATAATCATAAACCATTTGGAGTAGGGGAGAGAGTAATAGAGAAAGAAGACGATCGAATTGGCAATGAAAACGATGATGTAAATGCAGACGTTATTTCATTTTCGTCAAATAACTCCATGGAAGAAAAGGTATCAAGTCCTAGTGACtgtaaaaatgatgaaagtAACGAAAATGACGCAAATGATGCAAATGAAccaaatgatgaaaataacgaaaatgGTGAAGATGTTACAGCGAACATACTTCCACAATCGCATGAAAGtggaaaaacaaatttttcgaatttaaaaaataatgagatTAACTCATTTTCCGCTGCTACAAATTATGATAATACTAACATCACGAATGTACATAGTTATGAAGACTATCATATTGATATTGAGTCAAATTCAAATATCAACCATTTTGAAGAATCTGAGAATATATTGTGGAAATGTAATAActtaaatagtaataatattattttaaataaaaattataatgtaagtggaattaaaaatgtaaatagaAAGACAAGCATAGATGAAAAAAACGAATTTCATGGTTGTAGTAACGTAAATAAAGAAGATGAtgtatatgaagaaaaagcaGAATTAAATGAAGTGGCCCAtttatatgaagaaaatacTTTTATGGAGACAGAAAAATCAAACGGAGACAATACGATTGAAGGGGGAATGAATAACAAAAGTAGCAGTAACAGCAACAGGGTTGGTATGAAGTTCAAATTAGGTAATATGTTTAGGAGCTTTTTTGATGAATCGAAGAACGGAAATTTAGGCGACGATAACGATGGTACAAGCAATATTCATAAGGAGGTTGAGAAGTATGACGTCAGTGCCAATGacaatgataatgataatgaaaattgCAACGAGAATGACAATGTCAATTATAGTGACGACTATCAGAATATGCACAATCACACGTACGATGACGTAAATTTTAGTAGTACAAAAACTTCTTTTTCTGATTCTTATAAGCTAAATAAGACCCACATAGGAAATTCCAGTTTATCAACTGAGCTTGTAGAAAAGATAAAGGAAGATTTTAATAATGAATGTAAAATTgatgaagataaaaatataaataattatatgcaaAGCAATTCATTccatgatgataataatggtaACCAAAATAGTAAAGAAAAAGCAATGACAGCGATGGATAaggatataaataatgaatttgaaaaattagcATTATacaatgatataaataagtCAGTTCTTCTAAATTTAGATGACAGTTcatgtattaataatattgaatTATCATATAATGATATGCCATggttaaatgaaaaaggggcgaatattaataatgtagGTCATAATAACAAAAGTAGTGACCATTGTTTCCCTAGTGAAGAAAACAAAAGTaatcttaaaaataatgaatatgtTACGAATGATGATGTAAATAATGTTAGTTTACCTAATTTAATTTCCCCAGATGGAATAGATGACAATAATGAGACTTATCTATGTACCGAGGGGGATGATGCTATAGAGGAGATGATAAATAATGAGGGAAGTGATAAAATAGGAAGTACTGATAACTTTGCTAGCAGTGAGAATGATGCAAATGTAAGTAATGTAATGGAGAAAGAGAATCTACTAAAGAAGAAAACAGATGAATGCAAAAGAGAAAAATCATACGTCGAAATGAGTAATTGTAATGATTATAACAAAAGGAGAAGAAGTAGTATTATTAGCAATGAAACAAGAAAGGagagaaaattaaatatggaAGACATAACGGTGGATGAATGTGGTGAtgacaatataaaaatgaattataataagTATAACAATGATAGTTATAATATGACaacaaaagtaaataaaataaaatatgaaagttatacaaaaattatggaaaatattaatttaaagaGTAGTACTAATgatttaagtaaaaatgaaataaacaCATCAAATGATCCCaatgataattttactttaatgAATGGAAATAGTGAATCGATAAATAACTTGTTGCAAAATGGAAGTAATGCACCTTTTTTGAATTGTGGTATAAATGGTAATACTCATATATTAGATAATGatggaaatataaataaaaacaataacaatGATTATAGAAATGCTTACAGAATCGGAATGCGAGATAACGTAGATGTAAATGAGGATATTAATAATGCAATGTACAGTGGCATGAATGGTAACGACAACGACATTTGTGGTAATAATGGAAGCTACAACATTAATGGGAGCAATGATAGAAGCTACAACATTGATGGTAGTAATGATAGAAGCTACAACATTGATGGTAGTAATGATAGAAGCTACTTCGATGATGGAGGAAATAATCATGCTTATAACAACAACCATATGAGTGTAATTAGGGATAATATAAACGACAATTCAGTTTACATAGAATTGTCAACGAAAAACTCAAATGCAAATTATGATGAATACATAGATATAGACAACGAGAATAACAATGCCTCAGATGATTGTAAGAATTCAAGCGATGATAATtcagaaaagaaaaatctaAACAATTCTGACttaaatgacaaaaaaaaaaacaaattagaCAATGAGACACTATTACCAATAGCAAATATTAGCAGAATCATGAAAAGAATATTGCCTGCATCAGCAAAAGTGGCTAAAGAGAGTAAAGATATAATACGGGAATGTGTTACTGAGTTCATACAATTTCTAACTAGCGAA GCAAGTGATAGATGTTTAAGAGAACGGAGGAAAACTATCAGCGGAGAAGATATCTTATTTTCCATGGAAAAACTag GATTCAGCGATTATATCGAGCCCCTATCTAAATACCTAAACAAATGGAAACAA CTTAAGGGACTGAACAATCTTAGTAGTaatcatgaaaaaaaatttcagaaTTTGAGGAATTCGCAAGACCAgaattgtatatttaataacaGCATAAACGAAGGTAATGCAAAAAACAATGGAATTAACAACAACGGGGAGCACATGTACTCTAAGGAAAACCATGATTTGATGAACACGGTTTACAGTAATCCAAATGAGATCTTTAGCAGTAATTTGAATCAGCTCTATTCTAATTCTACAGATAATGATTTCATTAACAGGGcttga
- the PmUG01_09055100 gene encoding conserved Plasmodium protein, unknown function, protein MKFLIFSLSVFLSLAYTFCAAQNDPTFCKNTHRGVLRYHQKKDKNGYFTVSAVLKSDTLELYKGSKFFDSIDLTEVITPLTIFSTSPECLTINIINKNSVLLCCNTDDCINNWWLFLTKQILCLNQGDMRSENEDKTIEDEQHNILNNDNFDGISVNIQQNLEDFPNVSIKAQS, encoded by the exons atgaaatttttaattttttccttgtcTGTCTTTTTATCTTTGGCTTATACTTTTTGTGCAGCACAAAATGACCCGACATTTTGTAAAAACACTCATAGGGGAGTTTTGAGATATCATCAAAAGAAA GATAAAAATGGATACTTTACTGTGTCAGCTGTTTTGAAAAGTGACACTCTGGAGTTATACAA AGGATCTAAATTTTTCGATAGCATTGATCTGACAGAAGTAATAACTCCGCTAACGATTTTTTCAACAAGCCCTGAATGTTTGACGATTAATATTA tTAACAAAAACTCAGTACTTCTATG CTGTAACACAGATGATTGCATAAATAACTGG tggCTATTCTTAACAAAACAAATCCTTTGCCTTAACCAAGGAGATATGAGGAGCGAAAATGAAGACAAAACAATCGAAGATGAACAACACAAT atCTTAAACAATGACAATTTCGATGGAATTTCCGTTAATATACAACAAAATCTTGAGGATTTTCCAAatg tGTCCATAAAAGCGCAATCATAA
- the PmUG01_09055200 gene encoding conserved Plasmodium protein, unknown function, whose product MKEKLLESDVLEEYRKTHKQNYEQRILEENELIEKRKTEDMINEIIKNEKVYKQLQVEKDREYSIQYYNEINNIQRSNTLNGDSDLPILNSYTERLINTPYHAYMQNDTTNTRNNDSYASSFSRRIGDFFFRNYTRQYFGCSTFQAICNIFLLILLITFIVILVFL is encoded by the exons ATGAAAGAGAAATTGCTAGAATCAGACGTTTTAGAAGAATACAGAAAGACTCACaaacaaaattatgaacaaagaATATTAGAGGAAAACGAATTAATTGAAAAACGAAAGACTGAAGATAtgataaatgaaattattaaaaatgagaaaGTATATAAGCAATTACAAGTTGAAAAAGATAGAGAATACTCCATTCAATATtacaatgaaataaataatatacaacGCTCAAATACATTAAATGGGGATAGCGATTTACCTATATTAAATAGTTACACAGAGAGATTAATAAATACACCATATCACGCCTACATGCAGAATGACACGACTAATACGAGAAATAACGACTCATATGCTTCTTCCTTTTCACGAAGAATCGGAGACTTTTTTTTCAGAAA CTATACAAGGCAGTACTTCGGATGTAGCACATTTCAGGCTATTTGTAACATTTTTCTtctaattttgttaattacatttatagttattttagttttcttataa
- the PmUG01_09055600 gene encoding kinesin-like protein, putative, translating to MQENIKVFLRIKPNVENLSELKNEDCAIYKVNNNQLHLFEKKKNYNDMNEVKTKIFNFNHIFNVDTKQNDIFDSLGKSLINNFISKYPYGYNSSILAYGNTNSGKTYTIYGDGSNSENKENNGLIFFCMNYFFDLKNISKNAEISVSIIEIYLEKIRDLGKIFQLSQLSTTTDDIIKYYSQFHDNIIREDEKGNTYVENITMLPIKNIDDVTDIINLCFKYRKTHATKKNLVSSRSHCLLTVYQHREKQLISQINFIDLAGSEKFNDIEMVNKKELININNTLSVLNRVIIALSTKNRIIQNMEKKKENEILKNEAICSASVHVPYRDSKLTRLLKNSLNGNSFTYILICLNLNSYKIDDFINSLIFAKRCKKIKQRIKKISRSKHSSKSENCRNDSSDDNNTYESFDSNTENFQFLVDENKGDDPQFFEKHLIHNKKRNVLKTLNHTYNTVINKLLVLFTHAIRKKFSDIVKEKRSIINNLIKIIKSEENNKEELKRYKNYLTKILKKKKKDLINNEIYLNDLIHSKRNETETGIQNYYPHQLCTNKSLSICQIKDHTLNDLSRLPIDLCQKQDYSSTSNKIEEDEFTRTIENNTLKQYPEMSAWVDNAPSQKNISRGISQDISSNFISSKILEKNELKDDPFLLPMYKTISIYDKQTKDEHDIKHVYLDIDEIYKIELNQLNEKIKIMIEINLLAISLFTNVEKLAKILKNVYKKKYNVILMNGKKTLNIPNYNYKEFKKVYDFNHPQLEQSSQMDSPCLLIKDMDKNIVSLYQKINERQTLHKSKKG from the exons ATGCAGGAAAACATTAAGGTTTTTCTAAGAATTAAACCTAACGTGGAAAATTTGtctgaattaaaaaatgaagattgTGCAATATATAAAGTTAACAATAATCAATTACATttattcgaaaaaaaaaaaaactacaaTGATATGAATGAAGTGAAAActaaaattttcaatttcaATCATATTTTCAATGTTGATACTAAgcaaaatgatatatttgaTTCATTGGGAAAAAGCTTAATAAATAACTTTATTAGTAAGTATCCAT acGGTTATAACAGCTCCATATTGGCTTATGGAAACACCAATAGTGGAAAaacatatacaatatatgGTGATGGATCTAATtcagaaaataaagaaaataatggactaattttcttttgcatgaattacttttttgacttgaaaaatataagtaag aACGCCGAAATTTCTGTGTCAATAATTGAAATATATCTAGAAAAAATTAGAGACTTGG gaaaaatatttcaacTTTCTCAGTTATCAACAACCACTGATGACATAATCAAGTATTATTCTCAATTTcatgataatataattagaGAAGATGAAAAGGGGAat ACATATGtggaaaatattacaatGCTACCCATAAAGAACATTGATGAT GTTACAGATATCATTAActtatgttttaaatatagaaaaactcatgctacaaaaaaaaatttggtgTCCTCGAGATCCCATTGCCTTTTGACTGTTTATCAACACAG gGAAAAGCAACTTATTTctcaaataaattttatcgATTTGGCTGGATCCGAAAAATTTAACGATATAGA GATGGTTAACAAAAAGGAGCTGATAAATATCAATAACACTCTGTCTGTTCTAAATAGAGTTATAATTGCTTTAAGTACAAAGAATAGAATCATtcaaaatatggaaaaaaaaaaggaaaacgaGATACTAAAAAATGAGGCCATTTGCTCTGCCAGTGTTCATGTCCCGTATAGAGATTCTAAATTGACAAGACTGCTAAAG AACAGCCTAAATGGAAACTCTTTCacttacattttaatttgcTTAAATTTGAATAGCTATAAAATAGACGATTTTATAAATAGCTTAATTTTCGCAAAAAGATGTAAAAAGATTAaacaaagaattaaaaaaattagtagaAGTAAACATTCATCAAAGTCTGAAAACTGTAGAAACGACTCTtctgatgataataatacttATGAAAGTTTTGATTCGAATACTGAGAATTTTCAATTTCTGGTAGATGAAAACAAGGGTGATGACCCccaattttttgaaaaacatcttatacataataaaaaaagaaatgtattaaaaaCGTTAAACCATACTTATAATACAGTTATAAATAAACTCTTAGTATTATTTACTCATGCTATTCGAAAGAAGTTTTCTGATATAGTTAAAGAGAAACGATCCATCATAaacaatttaattaaaattattaaatctgaagaaaataataaagaagaattaaaaagatataaaaattacttaaccaaaatattaaaaaagaaaaaaaaagatttaattaataatgaaatatatttaaatgatctTATACATTCAAAACGAAATGAAACGGAAACAGGtattcaaaattattatccTCATCAACtatgtacaaataaaagCTTATCAATATGTCAAATAAAAGATCATACATTAAACGATTTAAGCAGGTTACCTATAGATCTCTGTCAAAAACAAGATTATTCGTCTACTTCTAACAAAATTGAAGAGGATGAATTTACGCGTActatagaaaataatacattaaagCAATACCCCGAGATGAGTGCATGGGTTGATAATGCACCTTCACAGAAGAATATCAGCCGGGGAATTTCTCAAGATATAAGTTCAAACTTTATATCATCcaaaatattagaaaagaACGAATTAAAAGATGATCCATTTTTACTCCCAATGTATAAGACAATTTCTATTTATGATAAACAAACAAAGGATGAACACGACATTAAACATGTCTATTTAGATATTGATGAGATATACAAAATAGAATTAAATCAAttaaacgaaaaaattaaaatcatgatagaaataaatttactagccatttctttatttacaAATGTAGAAAAACTAGCCAAAATTCTGAAAAAcgtgtacaaaaaaaaatataatgttatattaatgaatggaaaaaaaacattaaatataCCTAACTATAACTATAAAGAATTCAAAAAAGTATATGATTTCAACCATCCCCAATTAGAGCAAAGTAGCCAAATGGACAGCCCttgtttattaataaaagatatggataaaaatatagtttcTTTGTATcagaaaataaatgaaagacAAACATTGCATAAGAGCAAGAAAGGTTAA